In a genomic window of Canis lupus familiaris isolate Mischka breed German Shepherd chromosome 28, alternate assembly UU_Cfam_GSD_1.0, whole genome shotgun sequence:
- the OR6D6 gene encoding olfactory receptor 6C2: MEKSVMEDARNHTEVQEFTLEGFPGVQHPGKILFLVHLLAYLASIMGNILIITITWADHHLQTPMYFFLSSFSFSECCFITTVIPKLLAIFLVGRQSIYFAACLTQDFIFLFLGITVFFLMAILSLDRYLAICKPLYYPTIMNPRMCFLLVIACLALGFILMVVPVVMLSHSSFCGSHIISHFCNFGPLVYLSCSDTRFTEMLAFVLDLFILLTSLIITIITYSNIVITIVQLLSAKEKKKAFSTCSSHLIVLSLMYGSCVFIYMKPKQTKGLDSNREATLVNMVVTTLLNPVISTLQNKQVHWAVRDTLSRVRLKK; encoded by the coding sequence ATGGAAAAGTCGGTGATGGAGGATGCAAGAAACCACACAGAAGTTCAGGAATTCACCTTGGAAGGTTTTCCTGGTGTCCAGCACCCTGGAAAGATTCTCTTCCTGGTGCATCTGTTGGCATACCTGGCCTCCATCATGGGAAACATACTCATAATCACCATTACCTGGGCTGACCATCACCTCCAGacacccatgtacttcttcctcagcagtttctccttttctgaatGCTGTTTTATAACCACTGTTATTCCAAAATTGCTGGCTATCTTTCTGGTAGGGAGGCAATCAATTTACTTTGCTGCCTGCCTCACACAagactttatctttcttttcctgggAATAACTGTTTTCTTCCTTATGGCTATATTATCCCTAGATCGGTACTTGGCCATTTGCAAACCTCTGTATTACCCAACCATCATGAACCCAAGGATGTGTTTCCTTCTGGTCATTGCCTGTTTAGCTTTGGGATTCATCCTTATGGTGGTTCCAGTTGTAATGCTTTCCCATTCATCCTTCTGTGGTTCCCATATCATATCTCACTTCTGTAATTTTGGGCCCCTGGTTTATCTCTCCTGTTCTGATACCAGATTTACTGAGATGTTGGCCTTTGTCCTTGATTTGTTTATCCTTTTGACATCCCTTATCATAACCATCATTACCTACAGCAACATAGTAATCACAATTGTGCAACTCCTATCagccaaggagaaaaagaaagctttctcCACCTGCTCCTCTCACCTCATAGTCCTCTCTCTGATGTATGGCAGCTGtgtctttatatatatgaaaCCAAAGCAAACTAAAGGGCTAGACTCCAACAGAGAGGCTACCCTTGTGAACATGGTGGTAACCACACTGCTCAACCCTGTCATCTCTACTCTGCAGAACAAGCAGGTCCACTGGGCTGTAAGGGATACTCTGTCCAGGGTTAGACTGAAGAAATAG
- the OR6D7 gene encoding olfactory receptor family 6 subfamily D codes for MEVRNETVIRGFILEGFPTIQYLGNLFFLVHLLAYVASITGNMVIIIITWVDYRLQTPMYILLSTFSFFECCFITTVVPKLLSIFLSGRQTISFTACVTQAFSFLFFGSIIFFLMAVMSLDRYLAICKPLHYPTIMNLKTCFLLVMICCALPFSLITGLVVKVFQLSFCGPHVIPHFFCDLGPLIHLSCSDTRSIEMLAFVLTSFILLTSLIITIIAYSNIVVTILQLPSAKEKKKAFSTCSSHLIVLSLMYGSCVFIYVKPKQTNRMDSNREAALVNTVVTPLLNPVIYTLRNKQVHQALRDALSWVRLHKQSFRG; via the coding sequence ATGGAGGTGAGGAATGAGACAGTAATCCGAGGATTCATTCTGGAAGGGTTTCCTACCATCCAGTACTTGGGAAACCTCTTCTTCCTGGTACATCTGCTGGCATACGTGGCCTCTATCACAGGAAATATGgtgatcatcatcatcacttgGGTTGATTATCGTCTCCAGACACCCATGTATATTTTACTTAGCACTTTCTCCTTCTTTGAATGCTGTTTTATCACCACAGTTGTTCCTAAACTGCTGTCCATCTTTCTTTCAGGAAGGCAAACAATTTCCTTTACTGCTTGTGTCACAcaagccttttcttttctgttttttgggtCAATAATTTTCTTCCTCATGGCTGTAATGTCCTTGGATCGATACTTGGCCATTTGCAAGCCTCTGCATTACCCAACCATCATGAACCTGAAGACTTGCTTCCTCCTGGTCATGATCTGTTGTGCTTTGCCCTTCTCTCTCATCACTGGTCTGGTAGTAAAGGTGTTCCAGTTATCCTTCTGTGGTCCTCATGTCATCCCCCATTTTTTCTGTGACCTTGGCCCCCTGATTCATCTCTCCTGTTCTGACACCAGGTCTATTGAAATGTTGGCCTTTGTCCTCACTTCCTTTATCCTTTTGACATCACTTATCATAACCATCATTGCCTATAGCAACATAGTAGTCACAATCCTGCAACTCCCATCagccaaggagaaaaagaaagctttctcCACCTGCTCATCTCACCTCATAGTCCTCTCTCTGATGTATGGCAGTTGTGTCTTTATATATGTGAAACCAAAACAAACGAACAGGATGGACTCCAACAGGGAGGCTGCCCTTGTGAACACAGTGGTGACCCCGCTGCTCAACCCTGTTATTTATACTCTGCGGAACAAGCAGGTCCACCAGGCTTTGAGGGATGCTCTGTCCTGGGTGAGGTTGCATAAACAGAGCTTTAGAGGGTAA